The proteins below are encoded in one region of Pontibacter deserti:
- a CDS encoding peptidase associated/transthyretin-like domain-containing protein — MKNFLFCLVFAILFISCKTEQLVLTPTYNKGGYTLEEYKSKALAAQGEFYVGGRIIEAHTKQPMPGVAVKLGCYFSGDDYGNYNFKTTPGTELNQLISRYVGYLDVESKPMKFQAGDSLIIDFYMAQDEKPLINCEGAFN, encoded by the coding sequence ATGAAAAACTTTCTCTTTTGCCTTGTGTTTGCCATTCTATTTATCAGCTGCAAAACGGAACAACTGGTTCTGACTCCAACTTACAACAAAGGAGGCTATACACTTGAAGAATACAAGAGCAAAGCTTTGGCTGCTCAAGGTGAGTTTTATGTCGGCGGAAGAATAATTGAAGCGCACACGAAGCAGCCAATGCCTGGAGTGGCTGTTAAACTTGGTTGCTACTTTTCAGGAGATGACTATGGAAATTATAATTTTAAAACAACTCCGGGTACAGAACTTAATCAATTGATATCCAGGTATGTTGGCTATTTAGATGTGGAGTCAAAACCGATGAAATTTCAGGCAGGAGATTCATTAATTATTGATTTTTATATGGCCCAAGATGAGAAGCCTTTAATAAATTGTGAAGGAGCTTTTAACTAA
- the sigZ gene encoding RNA polymerase sigma factor SigZ encodes MDNCCHTPEPNKLTADTCSAVAPVFLAYEAQLKGFVQKRILDKDEANDILQQLYLKVYKHCEQLPEVKNMKAWLYQITRNAVYDFFRESSRYQTITELELEELPDDTRHDVEALVEPLISLLPEEYAEALRLSELEGVSQKEIAERLGISYSGAKSRVQRGREKLKALFMECCHLEFSHDGSIVSASIKDSCKPLQQYKP; translated from the coding sequence ATGGATAACTGCTGCCATACACCTGAACCAAATAAGCTAACTGCAGATACCTGTTCGGCGGTAGCTCCTGTTTTCCTGGCTTACGAAGCGCAGCTAAAGGGCTTTGTACAGAAGCGCATCCTGGATAAAGACGAAGCTAACGACATATTACAGCAACTATACCTGAAAGTTTACAAGCACTGCGAACAGCTGCCCGAGGTTAAAAACATGAAAGCCTGGCTGTACCAGATCACCAGAAATGCTGTGTATGATTTTTTCAGGGAGAGCAGCCGCTACCAAACTATAACCGAACTTGAGTTAGAAGAGCTCCCGGATGATACCCGGCATGATGTAGAAGCCTTAGTTGAGCCGCTGATCAGTTTGTTGCCTGAAGAATACGCCGAAGCCCTGCGCCTGAGCGAACTGGAAGGCGTAAGCCAGAAAGAAATTGCGGAGCGGTTGGGTATATCTTACTCCGGTGCAAAATCAAGGGTGCAGCGTGGCCGCGAGAAACTAAAAGCTCTTTTTATGGAATGCTGCCATCTGGAATTCAGCCACGACGGAAGTATAGTTTCTGCAAGTATAAAAGACAGTTGTAAGCCGTTGCAGCAATATAAACCCTAA
- a CDS encoding GNAT family N-acetyltransferase — protein MEASTSITTIVTELLATHYPEVKEIYELGIATNNATLETKAPEWEEWDAKYMKSCRLVALQDGRVTGWAALTAVSGRCVYAGVAEVSVYIHPEFKRQGIGRLLLNRLVAASEQEGIWTLQAGILKENVASIKLHEQCGFRVIGVREKLGQLHGQWRDICLMERRSKVVGV, from the coding sequence ATGGAAGCATCAACCTCAATTACAACTATAGTTACAGAACTGCTGGCAACCCATTACCCGGAGGTGAAAGAGATTTACGAATTAGGCATAGCTACCAACAACGCAACCCTGGAAACCAAAGCACCTGAATGGGAAGAGTGGGACGCTAAGTATATGAAAAGTTGCAGACTGGTGGCACTGCAGGACGGAAGAGTTACCGGCTGGGCTGCACTTACAGCTGTATCGGGTAGATGTGTGTATGCCGGCGTAGCAGAAGTAAGCGTATACATTCATCCGGAGTTTAAACGGCAGGGAATAGGCAGGCTTCTGCTTAACAGATTGGTGGCAGCATCGGAACAGGAAGGTATATGGACCCTACAGGCAGGTATCCTGAAGGAAAATGTTGCAAGTATAAAACTACACGAACAATGCGGCTTCAGGGTAATAGGTGTGCGTGAAAAGTTGGGACAATTACATGGGCAGTGGCGCGACATCTGCCTGATGGAAAGACGCAGTAAGGTTGTTGGCGTATGA
- a CDS encoding ArsI/CadI family heavy metal resistance metalloenzyme: protein MKRFHVNVRVKNLEESVGFYTALFATEPTVLKEDYAKWMLEDPRINFAISLHPENAGIEHLGIQAESEEELAEVYGNLKKAKGAIREEGKCTCCYAKSEKSWITDPQGVDWEAFYTFGEATVYGEGANARKSEATV, encoded by the coding sequence ATGAAAAGATTTCACGTTAATGTAAGAGTAAAGAACCTGGAAGAATCAGTAGGTTTTTATACTGCCTTATTTGCCACTGAGCCAACCGTGCTGAAAGAAGATTATGCAAAATGGATGCTGGAAGACCCACGTATAAACTTTGCCATTTCGCTGCACCCTGAGAATGCAGGTATAGAGCATTTGGGTATACAGGCTGAGAGCGAAGAAGAACTGGCAGAAGTATACGGCAACCTGAAAAAGGCAAAAGGCGCCATCCGCGAAGAAGGAAAATGCACCTGCTGCTATGCCAAGTCAGAGAAGTCGTGGATAACAGACCCACAAGGCGTAGACTGGGAGGCTTTTTATACTTTCGGGGAGGCAACTGTTTATGGCGAAGGCGCCAACGCACGCAAATCTGAAGCAACCGTTTAA
- a CDS encoding DUF3857 domain-containing protein — protein MRQKLAFLIFWLAAIPFATIAQQHTIPAALNKGANVIVNSEETVFTVHSPGSATAYFKTSITILNENGLHRAKVTVPYDKLSKVNYIKGTSFDRTGKKIKTLKNSDILDVSSFSDISLAEDNRVKIANLEHTVYPFTVEFEYQTTSSNTMFYPMWAPLDEVSMAVVKATFTVVMPAGMKLRYKEANLPEKGTTRTEEGKEIYTWQLSNLAPFKTEPYMPSMAELVPVVRTAPTDFEVEGYAGSMNNWLNYGQWINKLNAGRDVLPEATKAKITALVADAKTPEEKIKRVYEYLQNNTRYISIQLGIGGWQPFEASFVDSKGYGDCKALTNYTQAMLKTIGIDSYHALIRAGDNAPAMMSEFPSSQFNHVILSVPLKADTLWLECTSQIESAGYLGSFTGNRKALLITPEGGKVVNTPVYTAADNAQHRSVTVKIDEKGNGVANVITRYTGQNHEDHRSLMLTASPEDQRKWLYKNIDIPAFEVNKFSFDLKKGRKPEVTEKLELSLRQTATLSGKRMFLTPNLMNKWDSTPNTVENRKWDVERTSAYTNTDTITYEMPAGYTLEYKPNDANYSTEFGSFKTTTKVDGQKVMYVRTLEMNKGRYKPEAYTKMLEFMNNVVKADGQQLVFVKNIP, from the coding sequence ATGAGACAGAAACTAGCTTTCCTGATATTTTGGCTGGCCGCCATCCCTTTTGCAACTATAGCACAACAGCATACAATACCTGCAGCGCTTAATAAAGGTGCTAACGTAATTGTTAACTCAGAAGAAACTGTATTTACTGTTCATTCGCCGGGCAGTGCTACTGCATATTTCAAAACAAGTATAACTATACTTAACGAGAATGGCCTGCACCGTGCAAAGGTAACAGTGCCTTATGATAAGCTCTCTAAAGTAAACTATATTAAAGGCACATCTTTTGACCGTACCGGCAAGAAAATAAAGACGCTGAAGAACAGCGATATTCTGGATGTGAGTTCTTTTTCTGATATCTCTTTAGCGGAAGATAACCGGGTTAAGATTGCCAACCTGGAGCACACGGTATATCCTTTTACCGTGGAGTTTGAATACCAGACTACGTCATCAAATACAATGTTTTATCCTATGTGGGCCCCGCTCGATGAGGTAAGTATGGCGGTTGTAAAAGCTACTTTTACAGTAGTTATGCCAGCTGGTATGAAGCTGCGTTACAAGGAAGCAAACCTCCCGGAAAAGGGTACTACAAGAACCGAAGAAGGGAAGGAAATTTATACCTGGCAGCTGAGTAACCTGGCACCTTTTAAAACAGAACCTTATATGCCTTCGATGGCTGAGCTGGTGCCTGTAGTTCGTACTGCTCCTACCGATTTTGAAGTAGAAGGTTATGCCGGCAGCATGAACAACTGGCTGAACTATGGCCAGTGGATAAACAAGCTGAATGCCGGCCGTGATGTATTGCCGGAGGCAACCAAAGCCAAAATAACAGCCCTGGTAGCCGATGCCAAAACTCCGGAAGAAAAAATTAAACGTGTGTATGAGTATCTGCAGAATAACACCCGTTACATTTCTATACAATTAGGTATTGGTGGTTGGCAGCCTTTTGAAGCCAGCTTTGTAGACAGCAAAGGCTACGGCGACTGCAAAGCGCTTACAAACTATACCCAGGCTATGCTTAAAACAATAGGTATAGATTCTTACCATGCCCTGATCCGGGCAGGAGATAATGCACCAGCAATGATGTCTGAATTTCCGAGTAGCCAGTTTAACCACGTTATACTTTCTGTGCCACTAAAAGCAGACACTTTATGGTTAGAGTGTACCAGCCAGATCGAGTCAGCGGGGTACCTGGGTAGCTTTACGGGGAACAGAAAAGCATTACTTATAACCCCGGAAGGAGGGAAAGTTGTTAATACGCCAGTATATACAGCAGCTGATAATGCACAGCACAGGTCTGTGACAGTAAAGATTGATGAGAAAGGGAATGGTGTCGCTAACGTGATAACACGATATACCGGCCAGAATCATGAAGACCACCGAAGCCTCATGCTCACGGCATCGCCTGAAGACCAGCGCAAGTGGCTCTACAAAAACATTGATATCCCGGCATTTGAGGTAAATAAGTTCTCGTTTGACCTGAAAAAAGGCAGAAAGCCCGAAGTAACAGAGAAGTTGGAGCTAAGCCTGCGGCAGACAGCTACGTTGAGTGGCAAACGCATGTTCCTGACACCAAACCTGATGAATAAGTGGGACAGCACGCCAAATACTGTAGAGAACCGCAAATGGGATGTTGAGCGTACCTCAGCTTATACCAACACAGATACTATAACTTACGAAATGCCGGCAGGCTATACTTTGGAGTATAAACCTAACGACGCCAACTATAGCACAGAGTTTGGCTCCTTTAAAACAACCACTAAAGTTGATGGGCAAAAAGTGATGTATGTACGCACGCTGGAAATGAACAAAGGCCGCTACAAGCCTGAAGCTTATACTAAAATGCTGGAGTTTATGAACAACGTAGTAAAAGCCGATGGCCAGCAGCTGGTGTTTGTGAAGAACATACCATAA
- a CDS encoding DUF3857 domain-containing protein, whose protein sequence is MRANTFTLPILLTLLLAFVASGANAQAAKYGKVDLTELKLSKFEQDTSAEAVVLSDYGYTKFLFNHEIQVVTYRHTRIKILKKSGYDWANFEVPFYVNGGKKERVSNIKGITYTLENGEVVKHKFDNKGVFEEQHNENWYSKKFTMPNVKVGSVIDVEYSITSDFVYNLREWEFQTTIPTLWSEYRAEIPSYYDYKFLMQGYHPLHNRSQNSIATGTPDLVNNAYVWTMKDVPALKEERFVTTMRDYQSKIEFELQQVRYPGEAARQMTGNWDDVTSDLMTHERFGMQLNRSGFFKEELAALAAQNKTAEQLALAIYNHVKGRMKWNEKNTYLTTSSTRKAYDARTGNVADINLMLTAMLQEAALEATPVLVSTRANGRPPKGSPLVNKFNYVVAHVVIDGKEYLLDATDPLLSFGMLPVRALNGEGYLIKKKAHRWVELKPTIYSQFITTDVTLKENGDMAGQATESAGGYYALSLRKTLADEGEEKFAERLSREVGNYKLSKPVFENRDKVGEALNIKYSITANGNGQSNEVIYLNPLMGHGEKENPFKLNERLYPVDFASPQDETIITKYTIPAGYVMDEAPKNVSVSLPENGGKFMYMVQQDGNTIQVMSRININKSVFFAQEYPYLKEFYNQIIAKHAEQIVLKKSTSN, encoded by the coding sequence ATGAGAGCAAATACATTTACCCTACCGATTTTACTAACCTTACTGCTTGCCTTTGTTGCTTCAGGTGCTAATGCACAGGCCGCCAAATATGGCAAAGTCGATCTTACTGAACTTAAGTTATCGAAGTTTGAGCAGGATACTTCCGCTGAAGCTGTAGTTCTATCAGACTATGGATACACTAAGTTCCTGTTCAATCACGAGATACAGGTTGTCACCTACCGCCATACCAGAATCAAAATACTGAAAAAGTCAGGGTATGACTGGGCAAATTTTGAAGTGCCATTTTATGTGAATGGCGGTAAGAAAGAGCGTGTAAGTAATATAAAAGGTATAACTTATACGCTTGAAAATGGTGAAGTAGTAAAGCACAAGTTCGATAACAAAGGTGTTTTCGAAGAGCAGCACAACGAAAACTGGTACTCTAAGAAGTTTACAATGCCTAATGTTAAAGTTGGCTCTGTAATCGATGTGGAATATTCTATTACTTCAGACTTTGTATACAACCTGCGCGAGTGGGAATTTCAGACAACTATACCTACCCTCTGGAGTGAGTACCGCGCTGAGATTCCGTCTTATTACGACTATAAGTTCCTGATGCAGGGGTATCATCCGCTTCACAATCGCAGTCAGAATAGTATAGCTACCGGCACACCTGATTTAGTGAATAATGCCTATGTGTGGACGATGAAAGATGTTCCTGCTCTGAAGGAAGAACGCTTTGTGACAACCATGAGAGATTATCAGTCTAAAATTGAGTTTGAATTGCAGCAGGTAAGATACCCGGGCGAAGCGGCACGGCAGATGACTGGTAACTGGGACGATGTAACCAGCGACCTGATGACTCACGAGCGTTTTGGTATGCAGCTTAACCGTAGTGGTTTCTTTAAAGAAGAGCTAGCTGCACTTGCAGCGCAAAACAAGACAGCAGAGCAACTGGCACTGGCAATTTATAATCATGTAAAGGGGAGGATGAAATGGAATGAAAAGAATACATACCTAACAACTTCTTCGACCCGCAAAGCATATGATGCCCGCACTGGTAACGTTGCTGATATTAACCTGATGCTGACAGCCATGCTGCAGGAGGCAGCCCTTGAGGCTACTCCGGTACTGGTTAGTACACGTGCCAATGGTCGTCCGCCCAAAGGATCACCGCTGGTAAACAAGTTTAACTATGTTGTGGCTCACGTTGTAATTGATGGTAAAGAGTATTTACTGGATGCTACAGACCCTCTACTATCATTTGGTATGCTGCCTGTAAGGGCACTGAACGGCGAAGGCTACCTGATCAAGAAAAAAGCGCACCGCTGGGTGGAGCTAAAGCCTACCATTTACTCACAGTTTATAACAACAGATGTAACGCTTAAAGAGAACGGTGATATGGCAGGTCAGGCTACTGAATCTGCTGGTGGTTACTATGCCCTTAGCCTGCGTAAAACACTGGCTGATGAAGGCGAGGAAAAGTTTGCAGAGAGGCTATCGCGTGAGGTAGGTAACTATAAATTAAGTAAGCCTGTGTTCGAGAACAGGGATAAGGTCGGAGAAGCTTTAAATATTAAGTATAGCATTACAGCTAACGGCAACGGGCAGTCAAATGAGGTTATTTACCTGAACCCGCTGATGGGCCATGGCGAGAAAGAAAATCCTTTCAAACTAAACGAGCGTCTTTACCCTGTAGACTTCGCATCTCCTCAGGATGAGACAATCATCACGAAGTATACTATACCGGCAGGTTATGTAATGGATGAGGCTCCTAAAAATGTATCTGTATCGCTTCCTGAAAATGGTGGTAAATTTATGTATATGGTACAACAGGATGGCAACACCATACAGGTGATGAGCAGGATCAATATCAACAAGTCTGTTTTCTTTGCCCAGGAATATCCTTACTTGAAAGAATTCTACAACCAGATCATTGCGAAGCACGCAGAGCAGATCGTGTTAAAGAAAAGCACTTCAAATTAA
- a CDS encoding TIGR03915 family putative DNA repair protein produces MHLYTYDGSFEGLLTVVFEAYERKAWPTAIEQEQVAQPAIFGETITVVTDDEKAQRVWKGLQKRLSVTAQKELYHTYLWEQPNFELVIFNYIKLTFDTAESIEGNYTAPCVLQVQQAAKQVHREKHRMEAFVRFQKTNDDLYYAHIEPDFNVLPLIVTHFTKRYADQRWAIYDTRRRYGAYYDLQTTAFITLDTAAPRKRMGVLPESAITSEEHSYQQLWQVYFDHVNIPERKNPKLHLRHIPKRYWKYLSEKQPRLQA; encoded by the coding sequence ATGCACCTTTATACCTACGACGGCTCTTTTGAAGGACTGCTCACAGTGGTGTTTGAAGCCTATGAGCGAAAAGCCTGGCCTACTGCCATAGAACAGGAGCAGGTAGCGCAGCCAGCCATCTTCGGGGAAACTATAACTGTAGTAACCGATGACGAAAAAGCACAGCGGGTATGGAAGGGATTGCAAAAACGTTTATCTGTTACGGCGCAAAAAGAACTATACCATACGTACCTGTGGGAGCAACCCAATTTTGAGCTGGTTATATTTAACTATATAAAGCTCACTTTTGATACAGCAGAGAGTATAGAAGGCAACTATACCGCGCCTTGTGTGTTGCAGGTGCAGCAAGCAGCCAAACAGGTGCACCGCGAAAAGCACCGTATGGAAGCCTTTGTGCGCTTTCAGAAAACTAATGATGACCTTTACTACGCGCACATAGAGCCAGACTTTAACGTGCTGCCGCTCATTGTTACTCATTTTACTAAACGTTACGCTGACCAGCGCTGGGCAATTTACGACACCCGCCGCCGCTACGGAGCTTATTATGATCTGCAAACAACTGCTTTTATAACACTGGATACAGCAGCGCCCCGCAAAAGAATGGGAGTATTGCCTGAGTCAGCTATAACATCAGAGGAGCACAGCTATCAGCAACTATGGCAGGTATACTTTGATCATGTAAACATACCTGAGCGCAAGAATCCTAAGTTGCACCTTCGTCATATACCCAAACGATACTGGAAGTACCTCTCTGAAAAGCAACCCAGACTACAGGCATAA
- a CDS encoding putative DNA modification/repair radical SAM protein, producing MDSRITEKLKILADAAKYDVSCSSSGGKRKNENKGLGNAEGMGICHSYTEDGRCVSLLKILLTNHCIFDCAYCVTRKSNDIKRAAFTVQEVVDLTINFYRRNYIEGLFLSSGIFSNADYTMERLVRIAKKLRQEEKFNGYIHLKTIPGASEELIKEAGLYADRLSVNIELPSESSLKKLAPEKNYTDILLPMDNIKQQLIQTKEEQKLFKSTPAFAPAGQSTQLIVGASAENDQQILQLSSQLYKDYSLKRVYYSGYVPVSADNRLPIITEPPIIRENRIYQADWLMRFYGFDVKEILDDQNPHLDLDIDPKLSWALRNRHVFPVELNTADYEMILRVPGIGVKSAKKIVSARRFASLNFEHLRQMGVVLKRAKYFITCNQKSLQPYDFDSQRIRNKILFGDGALRSPLLTQQLDLFRQVG from the coding sequence ATGGATAGCAGGATAACTGAGAAACTAAAGATATTAGCAGATGCTGCCAAGTATGATGTTTCGTGCTCATCCAGTGGTGGCAAACGCAAAAATGAGAACAAAGGCTTAGGTAACGCTGAAGGTATGGGCATTTGCCACAGCTATACTGAAGATGGCCGTTGTGTGTCGTTGCTTAAGATACTGCTTACAAACCACTGCATTTTTGACTGTGCCTACTGTGTTACCCGCAAGAGCAACGACATAAAACGTGCTGCCTTTACGGTACAGGAAGTGGTGGACCTGACTATAAATTTCTATCGCCGCAATTACATCGAGGGGTTGTTCCTGAGCTCGGGTATTTTCTCTAATGCAGATTATACCATGGAGCGCCTGGTGCGCATTGCTAAGAAGCTGCGTCAGGAAGAAAAGTTTAACGGGTACATACATCTTAAAACGATACCAGGCGCCAGCGAAGAGCTGATAAAAGAAGCCGGTTTATATGCCGATAGGTTAAGCGTTAATATTGAGTTACCATCTGAAAGCAGCCTGAAAAAACTGGCTCCGGAAAAGAACTATACTGACATCCTGTTGCCGATGGATAATATTAAGCAGCAGTTGATACAGACCAAAGAGGAACAAAAACTATTTAAATCTACACCTGCATTTGCACCAGCTGGTCAGAGTACACAGCTTATAGTTGGCGCATCCGCCGAAAACGACCAGCAGATACTGCAGCTATCGAGCCAGCTATACAAAGACTATAGTTTAAAGCGCGTGTATTATTCTGGCTACGTGCCGGTAAGTGCTGATAACCGCCTGCCAATTATTACGGAACCTCCAATTATCAGAGAAAACAGGATTTACCAGGCCGACTGGCTGATGCGCTTTTATGGCTTTGATGTGAAAGAGATACTCGATGACCAGAACCCGCACCTGGACCTGGACATTGACCCGAAGCTAAGCTGGGCACTGCGCAACCGCCATGTATTTCCTGTGGAACTGAACACGGCAGACTATGAAATGATATTAAGAGTACCCGGAATCGGTGTAAAGTCGGCGAAGAAGATCGTATCTGCGCGTAGGTTTGCTTCTTTAAATTTTGAGCATCTGCGGCAAATGGGAGTGGTGCTGAAGCGGGCAAAGTACTTTATCACCTGCAACCAAAAAAGCCTGCAACCATACGACTTCGACTCGCAGCGTATCCGGAATAAAATTTTGTTTGGAGATGGAGCCTTGCGCAGCCCGTTGCTAACCCAGCAGCTGGACCTGTTCAGGCAAGTGGGATAA
- a CDS encoding BamA/TamA family outer membrane protein has translation MCYLSMHLSLPLRPLLLGLLLLCALTATAQKKPVTKPITPPDTTIATDTTRRFEDRVMKNLRELSEQNTMMGRLLKSIVDFNPEEDDPLNLDAELIEREYERHNYKVVRNIQIVALDAIGYSIHDTTSMPGTWLERTGNLFHAKTKRGLIRNKLLFKKNEPLEPLALVESERLLRQTDFILDARILVDERTTTDDSLDVVVITKDVFSLGGSGSFSPSSGAGRITVRELNFLGLGHQPEVTYRFNQNAPRPWEFAGRYSIENIGRSYITADVAYINQNYYKEKSAFLHRDFYATNTRYAGAVGISEVEERILLPPTSSDTIPVFGNLGYTRRDAWFGRAFHFKSYNLGYEPRTPLIVGVRVIDTNYKTIPTENFQSNQLYLGSIGISVRKYYKDRYLFGFGRTEDIPAGSIVSVTAGFEDGAITNRRYLGASFSFARYRQNAGYLFGSASFGSFIDDDSWQQGTLQVQSLYFTRLYESGNWKLRHYIQGRTTFGLNRNPEELLTINNNEGLRGFNSALLRGSKRVTLNYEANIYTPFSFLGFKLATVAIADVAWLSAGNKTSPFKNKPYTGYGIGFRFHNEYLSFSTLQILFSYYPRTPGNEDISRFKVYESSRPYYEFTDFRFSRPGVAEFR, from the coding sequence ATGTGTTACCTTTCAATGCACCTTAGTTTGCCGCTGCGTCCGCTTCTGCTGGGCCTGCTGCTACTTTGCGCTTTGACTGCAACCGCACAAAAAAAGCCGGTAACCAAACCCATTACCCCTCCCGATACAACTATAGCTACAGACACTACCCGCCGCTTTGAAGATCGCGTGATGAAGAACCTGCGTGAGCTTTCGGAACAAAATACAATGATGGGCAGGCTGCTGAAATCTATCGTGGATTTTAACCCTGAAGAAGACGATCCACTTAACCTAGATGCCGAACTTATAGAGCGGGAATATGAGCGGCATAATTACAAGGTAGTACGCAACATACAGATTGTGGCTTTAGATGCCATTGGTTATTCTATACATGATACTACCAGCATGCCCGGAACCTGGCTTGAGAGAACCGGCAATCTCTTTCATGCAAAAACAAAGCGTGGCCTGATCAGAAACAAGTTGCTGTTTAAAAAGAATGAACCCCTTGAGCCGCTGGCGCTGGTAGAATCAGAACGTTTGCTTCGCCAGACAGATTTTATACTGGATGCCCGCATACTGGTTGATGAACGCACTACCACCGACGATAGCCTGGATGTAGTGGTTATTACCAAAGACGTATTCAGTTTAGGCGGATCGGGTTCTTTTTCACCATCGTCCGGGGCTGGAAGGATAACAGTTCGTGAACTCAATTTTTTAGGTCTAGGCCACCAGCCTGAAGTAACCTATCGCTTTAACCAGAATGCTCCGCGTCCGTGGGAGTTTGCAGGCCGTTATAGTATAGAGAACATTGGCAGGTCCTATATTACAGCCGACGTTGCTTACATTAACCAGAACTATTACAAGGAAAAGAGCGCCTTTCTGCACCGCGATTTTTATGCTACCAATACCCGCTATGCCGGTGCCGTAGGTATAAGTGAAGTAGAAGAACGCATTTTGTTACCACCCACCAGTTCCGACACCATTCCTGTATTTGGCAACCTGGGTTACACCCGCCGCGATGCCTGGTTTGGCCGTGCCTTTCACTTTAAGTCTTATAACCTGGGATACGAACCCCGTACCCCCCTGATAGTAGGAGTAAGAGTGATCGACACAAACTATAAAACTATACCCACCGAGAACTTCCAGAGCAACCAATTATACCTAGGCAGTATTGGTATTAGCGTGCGTAAATATTACAAAGACCGTTACTTATTTGGCTTTGGACGAACTGAAGATATTCCGGCCGGAAGTATAGTTTCAGTTACGGCCGGGTTTGAAGATGGCGCTATAACTAACCGCCGCTACCTGGGGGCTTCCTTCTCTTTTGCCAGGTACAGGCAAAACGCTGGCTACCTGTTTGGTAGTGCATCTTTTGGTTCTTTTATTGACGATGATAGCTGGCAGCAGGGTACATTGCAGGTGCAGTCGTTATACTTTACCAGACTATACGAAAGCGGCAACTGGAAACTGCGCCACTACATTCAGGGTCGTACAACTTTTGGCCTTAACCGCAACCCCGAAGAGCTTCTAACCATAAACAACAACGAGGGACTACGTGGCTTTAACTCGGCACTGCTGCGCGGGAGCAAACGTGTAACACTTAATTACGAAGCTAATATTTACACCCCTTTCTCCTTTTTAGGCTTTAAGCTGGCAACGGTAGCTATTGCAGACGTGGCCTGGCTTTCGGCTGGCAATAAAACAAGCCCTTTTAAAAACAAGCCTTATACCGGCTATGGCATTGGCTTCCGATTCCATAACGAATACCTGTCCTTTAGTACGCTACAGATCCTGTTTAGCTACTATCCACGAACACCTGGCAACGAAGACATCAGCCGTTTTAAAGTTTACGAATCATCCCGACCTTATTACGAATTCACCGATTTTCGTTTCTCGCGTCCCGGTGTAGCGGAGTTCAGGTAA
- a CDS encoding Dps family protein, whose translation MEKLREKSEYEGNPVGLSDNTAKVMAAELDRHLSSFITLFNQYHKHHWMVEGPQFRDLHLFFEDHYTQLHEQYDAIAERLTVMGYCPTCHPKKQLELSYIEHEEEGVYRIREMLAKDMDDEKTIAIELRKTIKLAMQHEDFATKALLEGILIKTEDRCHHIEHFLGEDGLSIGLIARPEDIMEEDDKKSRSSKAGLRTTAKKPAKAKTK comes from the coding sequence ATGGAAAAGCTAAGAGAGAAATCAGAATATGAAGGAAACCCGGTCGGGTTATCAGATAATACCGCAAAAGTAATGGCTGCTGAACTAGACCGCCATTTATCATCTTTTATTACCCTTTTTAACCAGTACCACAAACACCACTGGATGGTAGAAGGGCCTCAGTTCCGCGACCTGCACCTGTTCTTCGAAGATCATTATACCCAACTGCACGAGCAGTACGATGCCATTGCCGAGCGCCTGACGGTGATGGGTTACTGCCCAACCTGTCACCCTAAAAAGCAACTGGAGCTATCGTACATCGAGCACGAAGAAGAAGGTGTTTACCGGATAAGAGAAATGCTGGCAAAGGATATGGACGATGAGAAAACGATAGCTATAGAGCTGCGCAAAACTATAAAACTGGCCATGCAACACGAAGACTTCGCCACTAAAGCCCTGCTGGAAGGCATCCTAATCAAAACAGAAGACCGCTGTCATCATATTGAGCACTTCTTAGGCGAGGACGGTTTATCTATTGGCTTGATCGCCCGCCCGGAAGACATTATGGAAGAAGACGATAAGAAAAGCCGCAGCAGCAAAGCTGGCTTAAGAACAACAGCCAAGAAGCCTGCAAAAGCAAAAACGAAGTAA